The following proteins are co-located in the Paraphotobacterium marinum genome:
- a CDS encoding Brp/Blh family beta-carotene 15,15'-dioxygenase, with product MDKLKCLLSLKYISFSFILFIFMIFKESSNTGLLLISLGLLLLVGLPHGILDPLIFFRGKIKSKSKLLIFIGIYILAILIFFSFWFINPIFTLIFFLMISFQHFGMDWLHYNGKYYCFINQFILGGSIFFLPCVLYPNEVSDFIVSLINVHFIYLKELGFFWICLSLYIGYITNKHYLLDFFLLFASFYCLGIFWGFLVYFCTFHSIGHYKKNISHLLVMLKKFRFLLFFLILTTYLLMIFLVMNLDIKDFNVLNIMKISIFILSAFTMPHFIVIMISDRIIIDNKQ from the coding sequence ATGGATAAATTAAAATGTTTATTGAGTTTAAAATATATAAGTTTTTCCTTTATATTATTCATTTTTATGATCTTTAAAGAATCATCTAACACGGGATTACTACTAATTTCATTAGGTTTATTGTTGTTGGTTGGTCTTCCTCATGGCATTTTAGATCCTCTTATATTTTTTAGAGGGAAAATTAAATCTAAAAGCAAATTGCTCATCTTCATAGGTATTTATATTTTAGCAATTTTAATTTTCTTTTCATTCTGGTTTATTAATCCCATTTTTACATTAATTTTCTTCTTAATGATATCTTTTCAGCACTTTGGAATGGATTGGCTGCATTATAATGGCAAGTATTATTGTTTCATCAACCAATTTATTTTAGGAGGCTCAATCTTTTTTTTACCTTGTGTGTTATATCCTAATGAAGTCAGTGATTTTATTGTATCTCTAATAAATGTTCATTTCATTTATTTAAAAGAACTTGGTTTCTTTTGGATTTGTTTGAGCCTTTATATTGGATATATAACGAATAAACATTATTTGTTAGATTTTTTTTTACTTTTCGCATCATTTTACTGTTTGGGTATTTTTTGGGGTTTTTTAGTTTATTTTTGTACTTTCCACAGTATAGGTCACTATAAAAAAAATATCTCACACTTATTAGTAATGTTAAAAAAATTTAGATTTTTGCTGTTTTTTTTAATATTAACAACATACTTACTGATGATTTTTTTAGTCATGAATTTAGATATAAAAGATTTCAATGTTCTAAATATCATGAAAATTTCAATTTTTATTTTATCAGCTTTTACCATGCCACATTTTATAGTTATTATGATTAGTGATAGAATAATAATTGATAACAAACAATAA
- a CDS encoding Hsp20 family protein: MRNFNVNPYFRSSVGFDNFLNSALNSQKSSSLPYNIVKKSDDDYSISLALAGWNESDLTITKDKNTLTVSGKSSKEQKETNYMHRGISERDFSLDFSLADYVNVISADMKDGLLNIELHRELPETEKPMQISINNQALDSK; the protein is encoded by the coding sequence ATGAGAAACTTTAATGTAAACCCTTACTTTCGTTCATCTGTAGGATTTGATAACTTTTTAAATTCAGCGTTGAACAGTCAAAAATCTAGCTCTTTACCTTATAACATTGTTAAAAAAAGTGACGATGACTATTCTATTTCACTCGCTTTAGCTGGTTGGAATGAAAGTGATTTAACAATCACAAAAGACAAAAACACACTAACGGTATCAGGTAAGTCTTCAAAAGAGCAAAAAGAAACCAATTATATGCATCGCGGTATATCAGAGCGTGACTTTTCACTTGATTTTTCATTAGCAGACTACGTTAATGTTATTTCTGCAGATATGAAAGACGGCTTGTTGAATATCGAGTTACATCGTGAATTACCAGAAACAGAAAAGCCTATGCAAATTTCA
- a CDS encoding phytoene/squalene synthase family protein codes for MSKTSYNYFRKITAFHGKTFYAASLLMGKNDANKAYTLYSLCRLIDDIADNPKNDQNEIYQLKKYLWSLKQGSFIHYKGLALPEIILEDLFKGMLFDQKCNHFETENDLFNYCYQVAGTVGILICSIFNVNHKQAWKHAVDLGIGLQLTNISRDIYEDAILNRIYIPKDWDNSLSTEVIRKFNSKSNQIYQIQKKLLLIADEFYTSGYNGLRYLPSKVRFSFLFAAKCYQQIGNEILQNQNFKKRAYVGRTKKTTCLLKTLIFYFNKIKKNHSTHSSLNLCSKKILK; via the coding sequence ATGAGTAAAACATCCTATAATTATTTTAGAAAAATTACAGCATTTCATGGTAAAACTTTTTATGCGGCTTCCTTATTGATGGGGAAAAATGATGCCAATAAGGCCTATACATTGTATAGTTTATGTCGTTTAATTGATGATATTGCGGATAATCCTAAAAATGATCAAAATGAAATATACCAACTTAAAAAATACCTATGGAGTTTAAAACAAGGATCATTCATTCATTACAAGGGTTTAGCTTTACCTGAAATAATTTTGGAAGATTTATTTAAAGGAATGCTTTTTGATCAAAAATGCAACCATTTTGAAACTGAAAATGATTTATTTAATTATTGTTATCAAGTTGCAGGAACCGTTGGTATACTTATTTGTAGTATATTTAATGTTAATCATAAACAGGCGTGGAAACATGCAGTTGACTTAGGGATTGGTCTTCAATTAACCAATATCAGTAGAGATATATATGAAGATGCTATTTTAAACAGAATTTATATTCCAAAAGATTGGGATAATTCTTTATCTACTGAGGTTATTAGAAAGTTTAATTCTAAAAGTAATCAAATATATCAAATTCAAAAAAAATTATTACTCATTGCGGATGAGTTTTACACGAGTGGTTATAATGGTCTTCGTTATTTACCTTCTAAAGTAAGATTTTCTTTTTTGTTTGCAGCTAAATGTTATCAACAAATTGGAAATGAAATTTTACAGAATCAAAATTTTAAAAAACGAGCATATGTTGGACGAACTAAAAAAACTACGTGCTTGTTGAAAACATTAATTTTTTATTTTAATAAGATTAAAAAAAACCATTCAACTCATTCTTCTCTTAACCTTTGTTCGAAAAAAATATTAAAATGA
- a CDS encoding Hsp20 family protein: protein MRNFNVNPYFRSSVGFDNFLNSALNSQKSSSLPYNIVKKSDDDYSISLALAGWNESDLTITKDKNTLTVSGKSSKEQKETNYMHRGISERDFSLDFSLADYVNVISADMKDGLLNIELHRELPEAEKPMQISINNQAIESK, encoded by the coding sequence ATGAGAAACTTTAATGTAAACCCTTACTTTCGTTCATCTGTAGGATTTGATAACTTTTTAAATTCAGCGTTGAACAGTCAAAAATCTAGCTCTTTACCTTATAACATTGTTAAAAAAAGTGACGATGACTATTCTATTTCACTCGCTTTAGCTGGTTGGAATGAAAGTGATTTAACAATCACAAAAGACAAAAACACACTAACGGTATCAGGTAAGTCTTCAAAAGAGCAAAAAGAAACCAATTATATGCATCGCGGTATATCAGAGCGTGACTTTTCACTTGATTTTTCATTAGCAGACTACGTTAATGTTATTTCTGCAGATATGAAAGACGGCTTGTTGAATATCGAGTTACATCGTGAATTACCAGAAGCAGAAAAGCCTATGCAAATTTCAATTAACAATCAGGCTATCGAGTCAAAATAA
- a CDS encoding lycopene cyclase family protein has product MAYQFDKIWSYWAPKNSYWANFADYKWKYCQFSLNEKDIVTHDYENNLIYCSLSSLNYYKYSQRCFSHPNFTIKLNQDITSIEQKNHLFKINSKSDSFLSKKVVDLRSNPSSYNPFFYQIFYGVDVILKNPLSQSNQVRLMTNLCSIKDGVAFDYILPFSDKHILIEPTIFSKIKEFNIAYFKKRIIDICKKENIVIKEILREEQGILPMGQFKKKDKYSHEIGGVLRASSGYGFIKIQTWAKEFAYLFEKSNELKQIKYSKTSNFMDTMFLHYLKSINNNRDVVFYKLAKNMNYKIFYRLMSDQLSLLDCFKVGYSLIKR; this is encoded by the coding sequence ATAGCGTATCAATTTGATAAAATTTGGAGCTATTGGGCACCAAAAAATAGTTATTGGGCTAATTTTGCTGATTATAAATGGAAATACTGTCAATTTAGTTTAAATGAAAAAGATATTGTTACGCATGATTATGAAAATAATTTAATCTATTGCTCTCTTTCTTCGTTAAATTATTATAAGTATTCACAAAGATGTTTTTCACATCCAAATTTTACGATCAAATTAAATCAAGATATAACTTCAATAGAACAAAAAAACCATTTATTTAAAATTAACTCGAAATCAGATTCTTTTTTGTCAAAAAAAGTGGTCGATTTAAGATCAAACCCATCATCATATAACCCGTTCTTTTATCAAATATTTTATGGAGTTGATGTTATTTTGAAAAATCCATTATCACAAAGTAATCAAGTTAGATTAATGACGAACTTATGTTCAATTAAAGATGGGGTAGCATTTGATTATATATTACCTTTTTCTGATAAACATATTTTAATTGAACCAACTATTTTTTCAAAAATTAAGGAATTTAATATAGCTTATTTTAAAAAACGAATAATAGATATTTGTAAGAAGGAGAATATAGTCATAAAAGAGATTTTGAGAGAAGAACAAGGTATATTGCCTATGGGACAATTTAAAAAAAAGGATAAATATTCTCATGAAATAGGTGGTGTGTTAAGAGCATCAAGTGGCTATGGTTTTATAAAAATACAGACGTGGGCCAAGGAGTTTGCGTATTTGTTTGAAAAAAGTAATGAATTAAAACAGATTAAATACTCGAAAACATCTAATTTTATGGATACTATGTTTCTTCATTACCTTAAGTCGATAAATAATAATAGAGATGTGGTTTTTTATAAATTGGCAAAAAACATGAATTACAAAATATTTTATAGACTCATGTCCGATCAGCTCTCATTATTAGATTGTTTCAAAGTCGGTTACAGCCTTATTAAAAGATAA